A window of Strix aluco isolate bStrAlu1 chromosome 2, bStrAlu1.hap1, whole genome shotgun sequence contains these coding sequences:
- the RB1 gene encoding retinoblastoma-associated protein isoform X4 produces MLVMSKGSPLFDLIKQSKEREGQTDQPEPTSTLNLPLQHNHTAADLYLSPVRSPKKKASGPPLSGTSTPDGQPTATPQTQKPQKSTSLSLFYKKVYLLAYLRLHTLFFRLLSEHPDLEPLIWTLFQHTLQNEYELMRDRHLDQIMMCSMYGICKVKNVDLRFKIIVSAYKELPNTNQETFKRVLIREEQYDSIIVFYNLVFMQKLKTNILQYASNRPPTLSPIPHIPRSPYQFSNSPRRVPAGNNIYISPLKSPYKFSDGFQSPTKMTPRSRILVSIGESFGTSEKFQKINQMVCNSDCQLKRSAEVSAAPKPLKRLRFDIEGQDEADGSKHLPQESKFQQKLAEMTSTRTRMQKQKLNDGNDTSASEEK; encoded by the exons ATGCTGGTGATGAGTAAG GGGTCACCTCTGTTCGATCTTATCAAGCAGTCAAAAGAACGAGAAGGCCAAACTGATCAGCCTGAGCCCACTTCCACTCTCAATCTGCCTCTCCAACATAATCACACTGCCGCAGACCT CTATCTTTCTCCTGTGAGATCTCCTAAGAAGAAAGCATCTGGACCTCCTCTAAGTGGTACTTCCACTCCAGATGGTCAGCCAACTGCGACCCCCCAGACACAGAAACCACAGAAGTCTACCTCCCTCTCTCTGTTCTACAAAAAAG tGTATCTACTGGCCTATCTTCGACTACATACCTTGTTCTTTCGGCTTCTCTCTGAACATCCCGACCTGGAACCCTTGATCTGGACCCTCTTTCAGCACACACTGCAAAATGAGTATGAACTTATGAGAGACAGGCACTTGGACCAG ATCATGATGTGTTCCATGTATGGCATATGCAAAGTCAAGAATGTAGATcttagatttaaaataatagtttCGGCATACAAGGAGCTTCCCAACACAAATCAAGAG ACTTTCAAGCGTGTTCTTATCAGGGAAGAACAATATGACTCCATTATAGTCTTCTACAACTTGGTTTTTATGCAgaagctgaaaacaaacattttgcagTATGCCTCCAACAGG ccTCCCACTCTGTCACCCATCCCACACATTCCTCGCAGCCCTTACCAGTTTTCCAACTCTCCTCGGCGTGTTCCTGCTGGCAATAACATCTACATCTCACCCTTGAAGAGCCCATACAAATTCTCTGATGGGTTTCAGTCACCCACAAAGATGACTCCAAGGTCTAG AATTTTGGTGTCAATTGGTGAATCATTTGGG ACTtctgaaaagtttcaaaaaataAACCAGATGGTGTGCAACAGTGACTGCCAGCTAAAACGCAGCGCAGAAGTAAGTGCTGCTCCTAAGCCACTGAAGAGGCTGCGCTTTGATATAGAAGGGCAAGATGAAGCAGATGGAAG CAAACACCTACCCCAGGAGTCCAAGTTCCAACAAAAGCTTGCAGAAATGA catctaCTCGAACAAGAATGcaaaaacagaaactgaatgaTGGAAATGATACCTCAGCCAGTGAAGAAAAGTGA